One Kineosporia corallincola DNA window includes the following coding sequences:
- a CDS encoding aminotransferase class I/II-fold pyridoxal phosphate-dependent enzyme has protein sequence MSDLRVPDDDYIYFVGRALDGIRTVVGQLGDEHVNRRPRPTANSPFGLVTHCLGVMDYWCGTLIAGRRTDRDRDAEFTATGSAAQLLTAIDDARTRFLADLTHLRSDDPPAVPPDPAFQGPERPLTQGGVLLHVYEELAQHHGQLEGLRDELTAHAVPDFEPSLTWLRARRSVKWHRPGPDLLPTWVADMDFPVAPVVRRAVLEVLDRGDLGYPDHPDGLDPLAETFAHRMHRRFGWHAEPEKVRGITDLLAGLQILLDLTTRPGDGVILQEPNYPPFRATVPTMRRRALNLPLVLDGGTWRHDFERLPRDFSARVLLLVNPHNPTGTAFELDELHRLANFALRHDLLVISDEIHADLVHDPHRHIPFATLGPEIASRTVTLTSATKAFNIAGLRTALAHIGPDRVRQRWDGEPPDIHGVANVLGVEATRAAWEHGDGWLDGVRAHLLERRDQLATAVKTMPGVRLRVPDATYLAWLDCSGALPGQDAAAFLERRARVFAGPGPDYGGAPEWTRLNFATSTEVLGRITRQIGAALENP, from the coding sequence ATGAGCGATCTGCGAGTACCCGACGACGACTACATCTATTTCGTCGGCCGGGCCCTGGACGGCATCCGCACGGTGGTCGGGCAGCTCGGCGACGAGCACGTCAACCGTCGCCCCCGGCCCACCGCCAACAGCCCGTTCGGCCTGGTCACGCACTGCCTGGGGGTGATGGACTACTGGTGCGGCACACTGATCGCCGGGCGCCGCACCGACCGCGACCGGGACGCCGAGTTCACCGCCACCGGCTCCGCCGCCCAGTTGCTCACCGCGATCGACGACGCCCGCACCCGGTTCCTCGCCGACCTCACCCACCTGCGCAGCGACGACCCGCCGGCGGTTCCGCCCGACCCGGCGTTCCAGGGGCCGGAGCGACCGCTCACGCAGGGCGGGGTGCTGCTGCACGTCTACGAGGAGCTGGCGCAGCACCACGGCCAGCTGGAGGGACTGCGGGACGAGTTGACGGCCCACGCCGTCCCTGATTTTGAGCCGTCCCTGACCTGGCTGCGGGCCCGCCGGAGCGTGAAATGGCATCGCCCGGGGCCGGATCTGCTGCCCACGTGGGTGGCCGACATGGACTTCCCGGTGGCGCCGGTGGTGCGCCGCGCCGTGCTGGAGGTGCTCGACCGCGGGGATCTGGGCTACCCCGACCACCCGGACGGGCTCGACCCGCTGGCCGAGACCTTCGCGCACCGCATGCACCGGCGCTTCGGCTGGCACGCCGAGCCCGAAAAGGTGCGCGGAATCACGGATCTGCTGGCCGGGCTCCAGATCCTGCTCGATCTGACCACCCGGCCGGGTGACGGGGTGATTCTCCAGGAGCCGAACTACCCGCCGTTCCGGGCGACCGTGCCGACCATGCGACGCCGGGCCCTGAACCTGCCCCTGGTGCTCGACGGCGGCACCTGGCGGCACGACTTCGAGCGTCTGCCCAGGGATTTCAGCGCCAGGGTGCTTCTTCTGGTGAACCCGCACAACCCCACCGGCACCGCCTTCGAACTCGACGAGCTGCACCGGCTGGCGAATTTCGCCCTGCGCCACGACCTGCTGGTGATCAGCGACGAGATCCACGCCGACCTGGTGCACGACCCGCACCGGCACATCCCGTTCGCCACCCTCGGACCCGAGATTGCCTCCCGCACCGTCACTCTCACATCGGCCACCAAGGCGTTCAACATCGCCGGCCTGCGCACGGCACTCGCCCACATCGGGCCCGACCGGGTGCGTCAACGGTGGGACGGCGAACCCCCGGACATCCACGGCGTCGCCAACGTGCTGGGTGTGGAGGCCACCCGGGCGGCCTGGGAGCACGGGGACGGATGGCTCGACGGGGTGCGGGCACACCTGCTGGAGCGCCGCGACCAGCTGGCCACGGCGGTGAAAACCATGCCGGGCGTGCGGCTACGGGTGCCCGACGCCACCTACCTGGCCTGGCTGGACTGCTCCGGTGCGCTGCCGGGGCAAGACGCCGCGGCCTTCCTGGAACGCCGGGCCCGGGTGTTCGCCGGCCCGGGACCGGACTACGGCGGCGCGCCGGAGTGGACCCGGCTGAACTTCGCCACCAGCACCGAGGTGCTCGGCCGGATCACCCGGCAGATCGGTGCGGCGCTCGAGAACCCCTAG
- a CDS encoding CGNR zinc finger domain-containing protein — MFVYVSNRPSLDLLGTLKWRRDVPEEQLHVPGDLSTWSAGSSLGIEVTAGPAELDQVRQAREALYRVVSAVRAGQAPVAPDVALLNRLAAGPGPRLQLRADGTVSRTSSVEQLLGALVRDALDLLAGPDLARVKDCSNARCTRLYVDVSRASSRRWCGMAECGNVAKVAAFRARQRS; from the coding sequence ATGTTCGTGTACGTCAGCAACAGACCCAGCCTCGATCTGCTCGGCACGCTGAAGTGGCGGCGTGACGTCCCGGAGGAGCAGCTGCACGTGCCGGGCGACCTGAGCACGTGGAGTGCGGGGTCGTCGCTCGGCATCGAGGTGACCGCCGGCCCGGCGGAGCTCGACCAGGTGCGGCAGGCGCGGGAGGCGCTGTACCGGGTGGTGTCGGCCGTGCGGGCCGGGCAGGCCCCGGTCGCGCCCGACGTGGCGCTGCTCAACCGGCTGGCGGCCGGGCCCGGGCCCCGGCTCCAGTTGCGGGCCGACGGCACGGTGTCGCGCACGAGCAGCGTCGAGCAGTTGCTCGGGGCCCTGGTGCGCGACGCGCTCGACCTGCTGGCGGGCCCCGACCTGGCCCGGGTCAAGGACTGCTCCAACGCGCGCTGCACCCGGCTGTACGTCGACGTGTCCCGGGCCTCCAGCCGGCGCTGGTGCGGGATGGCCGAGTGCGGAAACGTGGCCAAGGTCGCCGCCTTCCGGGCCCGGCAGCGATCCTGA
- a CDS encoding FBP domain-containing protein: protein MHPITEKQIRTSFVNSTLRERRELTLPDDFADLDWDNLDYLGWRDRKFPNQGYVFAEIDDRLVGVIMRRSDAVVRRRAQCNWCEDVLLPNDVVFFSARRAGQAGRNGNTLGTLVCSGFECPANVRVLPPPAYEGFDREAARQQRIEALQLNVYAFVSAVLAGE from the coding sequence ATGCATCCGATCACCGAGAAGCAGATCCGCACCTCGTTCGTGAACTCCACCCTGCGCGAGCGCAGGGAACTCACGCTGCCCGACGACTTCGCCGACCTGGACTGGGACAACCTGGACTACCTCGGCTGGCGCGACCGGAAGTTCCCGAACCAGGGCTACGTGTTCGCCGAGATCGACGACCGGCTCGTCGGCGTGATCATGCGCCGCTCCGACGCCGTGGTGCGCCGCCGGGCCCAGTGCAACTGGTGCGAGGACGTGCTGCTGCCCAACGACGTGGTCTTCTTCTCGGCCAGGCGGGCCGGTCAGGCCGGGCGCAACGGCAACACCCTCGGCACCCTGGTGTGCTCCGGCTTCGAGTGCCCGGCGAACGTGCGGGTGCTGCCGCCGCCGGCCTACGAGGGCTTCGACCGGGAGGCCGCCCGGCAGCAGCGGATCGAGGCGTTGCAGCTGAATGTCTACGCCTTCGTGAGTGCGGTGCTGGCCGGGGAGTGA
- a CDS encoding type II toxin-antitoxin system PemK/MazF family toxin: MRGSVHRLRRPKDALGHEQSGQRFGVVVQATRLLHLSRWLVVPTSSSDNVVPGVLRPVVDWGNGETAVLCDAMQSVDPQVRLGERVGDLTFDELRQVDRALVFLLDLP, translated from the coding sequence ATGAGGGGTAGCGTTCACCGGCTGCGGCGTCCGAAAGATGCTCTGGGGCACGAGCAGTCAGGTCAGCGCTTCGGCGTGGTGGTGCAGGCGACGCGCCTGCTGCACCTGAGTCGCTGGCTGGTCGTGCCCACCTCCAGCAGCGACAACGTCGTGCCGGGAGTGCTGCGGCCGGTCGTCGACTGGGGGAATGGCGAGACGGCTGTGCTGTGCGATGCCATGCAGTCGGTGGATCCGCAGGTCCGGCTCGGGGAGCGGGTGGGGGACCTGACCTTCGACGAGCTGCGTCAGGTGGACCGGGCCCTGGTCTTTCTCCTGGACCTCCCCTGA
- a CDS encoding SigE family RNA polymerase sigma factor has product MRRTEVMVTSRSADAVRGAGGEELPALSSVGAEAAVEILFDRYRLRMLRVATVLVGDPVVAEDVVQDAFLAVHSSWGRIRDKDEAVGYLHRSVVNAARSRLRRRSVVLRLAGLRHHDQISAEDAALGTQLPAPLLAALRALPRREREAVLLRHYLDLSEKETADALGLRPGSVKGYASRGLAKLRTVLGTGAPAGKEEQR; this is encoded by the coding sequence GTGCGTCGTACCGAGGTGATGGTCACGTCCAGGTCAGCGGACGCCGTGCGCGGCGCCGGCGGGGAGGAGCTGCCCGCTCTGTCCTCCGTCGGCGCCGAGGCCGCGGTGGAGATTTTGTTCGACCGGTACCGGCTACGCATGCTGCGGGTCGCGACGGTGCTGGTGGGGGATCCCGTGGTGGCGGAAGACGTGGTCCAGGACGCGTTTCTGGCGGTGCACAGCAGCTGGGGGCGGATCCGCGACAAGGACGAGGCCGTCGGCTACCTGCACCGCAGCGTGGTGAACGCGGCGCGGTCCCGGTTGCGGCGGCGGTCGGTGGTGCTGCGGCTGGCCGGGCTGCGGCACCACGACCAGATCAGTGCGGAGGACGCGGCGCTGGGCACGCAGCTGCCCGCCCCGCTGCTGGCCGCGCTGCGGGCGCTGCCCCGGCGCGAGCGCGAGGCCGTGCTGCTGCGGCACTACCTGGACCTGTCCGAGAAGGAGACCGCCGACGCGCTCGGGCTGCGGCCGGGATCGGTCAAGGGCTACGCCTCGCGGGGGCTGGCCAAGTTGCGCACGGTGCTCGGCACCGGCGCTCCGGCCGGGAAGGAGGAACAGCGATGA
- a CDS encoding L,D-transpeptidase, with protein MIFRGRPAGPPARRGVPQMLTAAVMACGVLISGCSSSSMAEESPDRTQKVSQAENPAATGSLVATATVDTIQVHGTAGGPVTRTLANPIASGGPLTFLVIGEQGDRLQVHLPTRPNGATGWIDAGQVKLTTTPYRLVVSMAEHRLEVLKNGEKLAEHPVGVGKSTTPTPPGEYYLTELLQPSDPDGAYGPYAFGISAHSETLKKFAGGPGQLGLHGTNEPDRIGTDVSHGCLRLSNEVITELAKTLPLGTPIEIRA; from the coding sequence ATGATCTTTCGTGGTCGTCCCGCCGGGCCGCCGGCCCGGCGGGGTGTCCCGCAGATGCTGACGGCCGCCGTGATGGCCTGCGGTGTGCTGATTTCCGGGTGCTCCTCGTCGTCCATGGCTGAGGAGAGCCCGGATCGGACGCAGAAGGTGAGTCAGGCCGAGAACCCCGCCGCGACGGGCAGCCTGGTGGCGACCGCGACGGTGGACACGATCCAGGTGCACGGCACGGCGGGTGGGCCGGTGACCCGGACGCTGGCCAATCCGATCGCCAGTGGTGGCCCGCTGACCTTTCTGGTGATCGGTGAGCAGGGGGACCGGCTCCAGGTGCATCTGCCCACCCGGCCGAACGGCGCCACCGGCTGGATCGACGCCGGCCAGGTGAAGCTGACCACCACGCCGTACCGTCTGGTGGTCTCGATGGCGGAACACCGGCTGGAGGTACTCAAGAACGGTGAGAAACTGGCGGAACATCCAGTGGGAGTGGGAAAGTCGACCACCCCGACCCCGCCGGGCGAGTACTACCTGACCGAGCTGCTCCAGCCGTCCGACCCCGACGGCGCCTACGGGCCCTACGCCTTCGGCATCTCGGCGCACTCGGAGACGCTGAAGAAGTTCGCGGGCGGCCCGGGCCAGCTCGGCCTGCACGGCACGAACGAGCCGGACCGGATCGGCACCGACGTGAGCCACGGCTGCCTGCGGCTGTCCAACGAGGTGATCACCGAGCTGGCGAAGACCCTTCCGCTCGGCACACCGATCGAGATCCGGGCCTGA